The stretch of DNA TGTAGATACTGAATTTGATCAGTTTTTAGGGTGTTCTGACATCCAATTGGAAGTGTGCCTTGGCTAAACTAAACTACTGAGGGTGATGTTCCCTTCTACAAGGAATGCAGTCACTTTGCTGACTCTCTTTTGATCGGATACACTTTTTTTAATCCCAAGGAGAGAAAAAAGGGGTTTTGTGCTTTACTTCGATGTTCTTTATGTTGCTTACTTGCTTTTTCAGTTAGAGGGTTTTCACGTGTCTGATGATTCgtttttagggtgttttggaaGGATAAAAATTGTTGTGTGGGGTGTTGAAATTTAATAGTCTGTTATCATATTTGAGGTGATTTTTtccttgtttctagcgtttcaGGTTTAAACAtctgcagaaaaaaaaaatccttctATTTATTACAAAAGGACAAAATGTCAGAAGGAACCAGTCTGGTGCTGGAATCGTCCGAGAATTGCACAGATTTGTCTCAGGATGAGATTGGCACGATTGAGGAAACACCAGAGGAAACAATTTTATCAAGACAGACTTCTGTCAACCTTGTTCCTTTTATTGGTCAGAGATTTGTTTCTCAAGAAGCTGCTTATGAATTCTATTGCAGTTTTGCTAAGCAGTGTGGCTTTTCTATTCGGCGACACCGCACTCGAGGGAAGGACGGTGTTGGTCGCGGAGTCACAAGGAGGGATTTTACTTGCCATCGTGGTGGATACCCCCAGGTCAAACCTTCTGATGATGGGAAGATGCAAAGGAACCGCAAATCATCTCGTTGTGGTTGCCAAGCATACTTGCGTATTGTTAAAAAGTCGGATTTTGATGTCCCTGAGTGGCGTGTTACTGGCTTTAGCAATGTCCACAATCACGAGTTGTTAAAATCTAATGAGGTGCGGCTTCTTCCGGCATACTGCACAATATCTCCTGATGACAAGAGCCGCATATGCATGTTTGCTAAAGCAGGGATGTCAGTGAGGCAAATGTTAAGATTGATGGAACTAGAGAAAGGCATCAAAGTCGGTTGCCTTCCTTTTACGGAAATGGATGTGAGAAACCTGTTGCAGTCTTTCAGAAATGTTGAAAGAGACAATGATGCCATTGATCTAATTGCTATGTGCAAGAGATTAAAAGATGAAAATCCAAATTTCAAGTATGAATTCAAGATAGACAGTAATAACAGGCTGGAGCACATTGCATGGTCTTACAGCTCATCTGTTCAATCGTACGAGTCATTTGGAGATGCTGTGGTTTTTGACACCACACACCGAGTAGACGCCTATGACATGCTGTTGGGAATCTGGCTTGGAGTGGACAATCATGGGATGACTTGTTTCTTTGGTTGCACACTTCTACGGGATGAAAATATGCAGTCTTTTTCATGGGCTTTAAAGGTGAGATTATCTCTTGCTAGGAATCGATAtcgtgtattttatttattaattttgtgctGCCTAGGTCAAGCTTAGACTGTTatccaaggcttcaataatTCTAGCATTTTGCAAGAGAAAAGTGAAGTGGAAAATATTCATGTGTGTGATTCCATAATCCATACCAGGGTAACTTTGGCTTGGGACTAAAATGAAGTGGAAATTTTCAAGGATGAGCTACATGTGTAACTTTACACTAAAACTCATTCCTGAAAATTTCCACACCCTTTTTGAAACATACCtttatatttatgattttcttttctttaaagAAGAATAATGATGAAGACATGCAGTCCATTGACTGATGCCTTTGTGTCTATCTTTATTCCTTGGTTTTCCTTCATGCGATGCTCTTAAGACCtgattaattagtttattttcctgATTGACATTCATGCAGGCTTTCATGGGCTTCATGAAAGGAAAATCTCCGCAAACAATATTAACTGATCATAACATGTGGCTGAAAGAAGCTATTGCTGTTGAAATGCCAGAAACAAAACATGCCTTTTGTATATGGCATATTCTTTCTAAGTTGTCTGACTGGTTTTCTGTTCTACTTGGATCTCATTATGACGAGTGGAAAGCTGACTTCCTCCAGCTCTACAATTTGGAACTGATGGAAGATTTCGAAGAAGGGTGGAGGCAAATGATTGATAAATATCGACTCCACACGAACAAACATATTATTAGCCTACATTCATTAAGGATGTTTTGGGCTCTACCATTCTTGAGGCGTTACTTTTTTGCAGGATTGACCAGCACAAGTCAATCCGAGTCCATTAATGCTTTCATCCAACGGTTCTTGAGCGCTCAATCTCAATTGGACCACTTTGTTGAGCAAGTCTGTGATGTAATTTGTTTCCTTTAGGGTGTGTTTGTGATTTGGAACTTTGGAGAAAAAGGGCGGGAAGGGAAGGGCTTACTATGTAAAATGGACTCCACTTTACTCATAAAGCCATTTCATTCCCTCTCTTTTCTATCGTGATTCTAGCTCGCAAATGCACTCTTCATTTTTATTGATATGCATACGCCGTGCcatattgaattttatttacaGGTGTCTTGGTGATTGGTTTTTGCAGGTGGCAGATATTGTTGATTTTAACGACCGGGTTGGATTGAAGCAAAAAATGCAACGGAAAGCGCAGAAAGTGTGCCTCAAAACAGGCTCGCCTGTCGAATCTCATGCTGCCACTGTCCTTACACCTTATGCCTTAAGTAAACTCCAGGATGAGCTAGTTTTGGCGCCGCAGTATGCATCCTTTCTGGTGGATGAAGGTTGCTTCCAGGTCAGACATCACACTCAGACAGACGGAGGCTGCAAAGTATTTTGGGTTCCTTGTCAAGCGCACATTACCTGCAGCTGCCACCTGTTCGAGTTTTCAGGAACCTTATGCAGACATGTTCTACGTGTCATGTCGACCAATAACTGTTTTCACATCCCCGACCAATACCTACCCACCCGTTGGAGAGGTGGTGGTTTGTCTTCTGTCAACCAGTTTCGGGGCGTAACAACAAGGGATCAGCCTGAAAGGATGCAATTTTTGGAATCCATGGTTTCAACGCTTATAATGGAATCCATTGAAACAGAGGAACGCCTTGATGTTGCTTGCGAGCAAATGTCTGTGGCGCTGTCACGTATCAAAGCCCTTCCAAGGCCGCCGGCACATGGGGTGAATGACATCACATATAGTTATTCGTCGGATTCATTGATCCTACCAGAGGTAGAAGATACTGATGGAATAATTCATGGTTTTGCAAACCCCCACGATAGTATTGCCTTAGGAAAGCTAAAGGAGAGAAGGGCGAGGGATGTCGTTGATGTCACGAGGAAGCGTAGGCAGTTTCCGGGGCCGTTGTGTGGGCAATATGTGCATGATCCTTCCGATTGCTCAATAATGGCAGGTGATAATCTAGGTGGAGATGGATTAGGGTATTTGTAGATTTGAAGGAAAGTATTGCTATTATTGATGTACAAAGTAAATGCTTCTTTGTTGTTATTTCAATATTAGTTAATCAGTTAATTTTTCCTCATTTTGTGTCTTCCATATTCAGCAATACACAAATGGTTAAGTTTCCATCACTCAGTTTGTGGCCTAAGAATTCAGCCTACTTGAATTCACTTCTGGTGTTTTCTGATCTTTCATAACTTTGATTTACTCAAATTAAAGGCATAAATATTTATGCTTAATTTCCTTTGAAGCAAGAATTGCAGACATTGATTACTTAGTGGACCTTGTGTATAACATGGCATAACATGGTAGAGTttgtcttttaaaaaaatagaaaaaagaagaaagaaatgacAATATGGCATACAATATGATTCTTACCTATTTGAGAAGGAATGATTATTTGCACTTTTTGTAGAAACATTGCCTGAAAATTGAAACAGAATGGACAGCTAATACATGGAAATTTTCCCTCTTCTAAGTTCTAATAATGCCAAACAAACGCAGAGGATTGCTTCCAACAAATGGTACAACTTTCTTCTTTGGAGTCTCTGCCAAAATATTCTAATAATGTTTTTTTTGTACATAACCTATGACCTCTCTTTGCCACTACTTGACTTTCATGTAAAATGAATCCTAATTACTAGTATTAACATAACCTCAGTAATTAACCCCTTCTATATTTACATTCCATGCCATTTTGGAAAGTGTCCCTTATTACAATATGATAAAAATCTAGCTTGTGTCATACACCAAACCTATGAATCTGAGGAATCATCTCCCAATGAAACCTTACTTAGCCTGCTCGGCAACGATTTGGCAGCGTTACTGGTAGGCTTGCGCCGCCGGTTGCCACGTTGGTGTGACCTCAAGATAGCTCTCCTTGCCAATTCTTTCCCCACATTGGATTTGGTTGCTGTGTTAACAACTTCCTCGGAAGAAGTCGAATTTCCTTGGTGGTTGTTGGTGCTGGTTATAGTGGTTGTGGTAGAATAGGCCTTGTCTGAAGAAGCAGCCATAGCTTTCAAATGAATAATGTGGTTGATGAAAGCATGGTGGTAGAGGGTTGAGTTTTTAAGGTTGAGATAGTATTATTACTGTAGTGTTGATTATGCATTACACGCGGGAATTCAAGTGTTAGTTGGATAAGGGCTTAATGGGGTGCAAAACGAATAACTTGCTTAATTTCATCACTCATCGAATATCTTGACTTCTCCTCCATATCAAAATCTATATATTCTTAATGCCCTCATTTACATCATTCAATACCTTAGTAtacaatttaattcaatatttatcACGCTTCAAAGTTATTGAATAGTTTAAATTACCAAAGCTTACATGTCGAGTATATGTTGGACTTTATTTATCCACGAGCACAGACATTTCACTTAGTTGTCGTGTTCGCGTGTCAGATGACACGTGTGTCTGTGTCTAAcagtgttttaaaaaaaataaaaaattcttctctGGATACGTTTGGACATActtaaataccatcacgtgttAGTGTGTCTAGTTTTATTCTTATcatatattctaaaaataaatttagatataatatatattattatttattaaaacaaaaaatattttaaatacttgatattttaatatcgataaaatatcaaaatatcattacgatttatctaaaaaatattttatattttatatatagtgATGTTCCTgtatcatataaaattttaaaattcgcgtGTCTGTGTCGGTGTGCATGCATCATAGTTACTTAATTAAGAAGCTGACGCATTGACCAATGCCATATTGGTTCATCACATCATATATAGATACACTTTTTGGTCGCGAGAATAAAAAGACCAAATCAGCGTGCAATGATGGTGGCAATTTGAAGCcataaataaaagaactaaagaAGGATTATATATGCTCAGAACCACTAACTTTGTGATTTGCTATGATTGATCCACCTTAATTAATACCATTCGAACACTTGTGCACCTATGCTAATAAATAATCATTCCCTCTTAGTGGTTATTTAAGCTCTAGGAATATTCTTATGTCtagtaaatatatataagaataaaaatattatgtgaaaATGGTGTTGAATGTTTTGTTATGTCTAGTAAGAGGATCATGTTTGTTTGGTGCAGACAAAGTGTAATGACACAGATTGCATTTCGCAATTAAGACAACAACTTGAAAGGAATGTTGGGACAACTATGAAATTCATTTTGAAATATTCATAATTATTATGTACGTTGAAAAAAAGTTAAGGACCATTTTAGCAAAATAATCACTAATTTTAGCAAAAGTGTTAGAGAACTCAATTGGATCTTTTTAATTATCCCTGTGATTAATTAGCTTACTATTTTTTGGATACTCTTGATAATAAGTTATTTAAAAATCTAGATAAAGGGAGGTATTCTTGGTCATATTGTGCACTAATTGGGTGTGGgatttttaaaatgtattttttaattaagaataaataaaataaaatattagaaattattaaaatttattttttttattaataatttgttaACAACTAaacatatgaaaaatattagagaaGCAGCGCATATTAGAAATAGGTAAGAAAAGTATAGGTACCAACATATTATCCaccaacttctgccaactcttatttatatttgtgttttatagaaatgtgttcctagatgtgtctaataattaatatattttaaatatatatatataaagagacacatccagaaaatatatttataaagacacttctattaaatacagttataaaagaaatatttttattagacacatccacgaacacacttccataaaacacaattataaataaaagttggCAGAAGTTAATAGATATGTTGTTGGTAATGTAGCGGAACCGGAAATAGGTAAATAGCTCATTGCACAAATAAGGTGTATGGGtacaattattttctttttaattaaattaaaagaaaaaacaccGCAATAAATCACCATATATAATTAAGCACCACAATTTCCACCGACAATGAAACTCCCACTTGTCAATTGAATCCACATATTTGGTGTTTATATTGGCAGCTATTTTTGTCTCTCTCCATCTCTCTTTCTCATTTACATTTTCCTCCTCATAATATAGCTCTTTTTGTACTTATGTGCTAAGTATTTGTTTTACTTTATGTGACCTAAATTGAtacatttattttcttttaaagaagatatgtaaattatatattacataaatattttttcctcTAATGTAAAAGAAATATTGTATATCAACTCAATATATGAAAcaacattaatgacaaataatcTAATTCTTAtgctaatttaatatataagaaAAAGTTGAATACAAAGAGAGTAAGTATCATCACTctctaattaataatattattatttttcattatatattactcaaattatttaaaaagttaaaatattaaaataataaaaataattttaaaattgagaaaataactTCCCTAATACAAATAGTATAACTCTAGAGAAAGGTTCAACCAAGAATATTTAGTTATGGAGAGCAATAACAACCGTTCATCTTGAAAATGCCTTGCCTCAAACCTGAAGCAGAGAATTCATTCGCTTTCTCCTCAATTCTCTTGCTTAGAAAAGACTTATTATTCAAGCATTTTCAATTCTCACCGTTCTGTTAATCTTTgtgttctctttttctttctgaaCTCTCAGTGAAAAAAATCATTATATTATTACCAACGGATATAACATAATTATAGAACTTAAGGTTGTATACGTTTTTATAAGGgttaattgtattttatttttttgacttttatattttgtgtttcttagctttagaatataacaaaaaaaagttttgtTAGGAAACTAACTAGAAATGAAGTTAACtcaaattaactaattaaaaaataggtttattacaaaaaaaaataaacaaccccctactatcttatttttttgaatttcaaaataaaaaataaaaaaattgatttaattggCTTATATTATAATCGGTGTCTTAAACTTTTTATATATGTGTAGTCAGATTCCCTTAAATTTGTATATCGACCATGTTAATTTTCAAGAACATAGTGAACTAAATTTAACTGAAAACTTCAAATTCTATATggacattaaaagaaaatgctaTAACCAGCCGTTTATCCAGaataaattacaattttttttgttttactttaatatttgaattcaactaaaaagtcaatttttttaatccaaatattagccaatttttgaaattttttttttactataaattttaaatcataaattttataaatcctaaactctctaaaaaataaaggttaaaacaataaaaaaattggcttaattagtttgatatatttattcttaataataattatatgtgATGCTAAAAGGATGTAGCTTTTCTCATCTTTTGTTCATAAttgtcaattgtgatgagaaaaAGAGAAACAGAATTAACTGAAAGGAACAATAAAGTTTGGAGTGAAAGGGGCCAGAATTTGTGATGACTCATGAGTCATAAGCCACGCTATCTTAATTAGTTTTGGTGAGTGACTGCTAAATTACAAAACAAAACCTATGGTGCCAAATTAACATTAAAAATGTAGTCGGTCTAATAGTTAACTCATTAGTCCACTTAAATAAGTGTTTGAAATTCGAATTTTACCTTGTGTATTGATCCGCAATAGActctaaaatgaaattaaaattcgCGACGAATTAACCCTTAACCTGCCGAACCGAAAGatagaaactaaaaaaaattgacccTTGTGGAAGTATGCTACTTATATTAAATCCTACAAAGTTGGAATCTTTAATTTGACCCTTTAAGCAACCTTTGCTCCAAGCAATTCTACAACTCCTTTCCTCATCCTTCTTCTTAAAAAACCTTTGCTTCTCTCCTCTTGTTTTGAGAAGAAAAAATGGCAAGGAGAATGGCAGTGACACATGCAGACCTTGAACCAAGAAGAAGCAGAACAGATTTGAGTAGCAAAACTGGTGCATTTCTTATGGTTCTCACAATCTTATTAGGCCTCTTGTGTTTCATCTTGTGTCTCATTGCAGAAGCCACACGTTCTCAGGTTCAATTTCTTTTAACTTTTACTTCATTTATTTGCATATATTTATGCTATTTGCTGCATCATATTCCTCTGCATGATATTTTTTCTGTTTAAAACAACTTTCCTTTTCATTTTagattttatcaaaaaattaatgtatCTAGACAATgaactcgaaaaaaaataacagtTATTTTGAAACAGATAAAATATGCTCTTAAGTTTTATATTTCGAaccataataataaattaatcccACAATAGTTAAAAATGTCCTAAATAATATTCGGTTTAATGCTTATATATACTCATTGTATTAAGATTTTATATCAAGATATAACATTAGATAAATATCTTATTGTGTAATTATACTGACATATTATGATTATAGGTTTAACATATGGTAAAAACTctgtcgacttcacgtgaagttgatagtcaaatcatttaacggctcttaattatcaacttcatgtAAAGTCGACTGTACTTGAATTTACACCTTAATATATTAGAAATTTGAGTTTGGTAAATGAGGTGATGATGACGTGGCAGGTGACATGGATGAACCCAGAAGAGAAAGGAAAGGATGGGAAATCTGAATGTGTGTATAGTGGGAGTGGGAAAGTGCCATTGTTATGTGCAACTAGTGCTTTTGTTGGACTAGCAATAGCCATGTTAATGGAGCACACATACATGTTAATAGCAGTAACAAAATCATCACCTGCTTTGCTTACATGGGATCCTGATTCTGCTTCTGCTAAGTCCCTTACATGGCAAGCTGCATTTTTCTTCCTAACAACTTGGTaacttattattattcaattatttcatGTCAATGTTATAACTATAAAGTTGTTAGCTTTGtccaaattaaaattctttagGAGTTTAGCCGACTACTAGCGTTGGTTAATTAATACAACTAAATATGTGTCATTAgggtcaaattaattaattcattgTCCAATCATTTGAAGTCTTGTTTCATTCacacattatttaatttttctaataggCTAATTCTTTAGACTTTTATATTTGGAAAGAACCACTATGTTAGCTTTACAACTCAaatgatatatttatatataaatatatgacgATTGaatttgataactaattttagtgtatagataacattttttttaaaaaattatacaactacttctaaactactTCCAATTCTCATTTACCAGTGGCCCAGAGGGAATCTtgcttctatatttttttccagAAACAAATCAGCCCTAACAACTAGTTAAGATTCTGATTATGACACCTATGTCCACTAATAACACATTTCTACATGCTCCAATTTTATAAACATTAATTTTTGGTACATTGTCAATATTAGTGTTATAAGTTATCGTCAATAAGGTgcttgtatattttttttctagaaaAATGTTGGttacaaatattataaatattcaacTATATTACTATACTACCTAAACTAAAAAATTCAGCCACCAACTATATTTCTATattcaactatatatatatatatatataacatttttcATAAACATACAATAACCGAAAGTTTATATAGAAATTTTACTTTGACTAAAAGGGATAAAAGTTTAAACTATTTTGCAGGCTTTGTTTTGCAGTAAGTGAAATTCTGTTACTAGCAGGACTAAGTGTAGAATCAGGGCACCTAAATAAATGGTCAAAGGCAAGAACGGATTGTTATACGGTTAGAGAAGGCATTTTTTCTGCTGCTGGTGTTTTTGCATTAACCACAGTGTTCCTTGAAGCTGGTTTATATTTAACAGCACTTAGAGCACAAAGATTGTGTGAGGAGATAGCAAATGTTAGAAGAGAGGTTCTTGAGGCCTCTGCATTCTACTCTTCTCCGCCGCAGTCGCCGCACCAACGACACTTGGCCGCGGTTCCCCGAGAGAATCCCACATCAATTAGAGATAGTGCTCAGACTCAGGGTCATCAATTGTTACTTTCTGTGTTTCCTACTCCCTTCAACAAAACCTATAATATTCTCTAAAATATTAAGTGTATGTTTTGGGAAACATTGCTTTTCCAAGTCAGCGCAAAACTATGTCGTGTATAACATTCATTCAATCA from Arachis duranensis cultivar V14167 chromosome 4, aradu.V14167.gnm2.J7QH, whole genome shotgun sequence encodes:
- the LOC107483496 gene encoding protein FAR1-RELATED SEQUENCE 11 isoform X1, whose protein sequence is MSEGTSLVLESSENCTDLSQDEIGTIEETPEETILSRQTSVNLVPFIGQRFVSQEAAYEFYCSFAKQCGFSIRRHRTRGKDGVGRGVTRRDFTCHRGGYPQVKPSDDGKMQRNRKSSRCGCQAYLRIVKKSDFDVPEWRVTGFSNVHNHELLKSNEVRLLPAYCTISPDDKSRICMFAKAGMSVRQMLRLMELEKGIKVGCLPFTEMDVRNLLQSFRNVERDNDAIDLIAMCKRLKDENPNFKYEFKIDSNNRLEHIAWSYSSSVQSYESFGDAVVFDTTHRVDAYDMLLGIWLGVDNHGMTCFFGCTLLRDENMQSFSWALKAFMGFMKGKSPQTILTDHNMWLKEAIAVEMPETKHAFCIWHILSKLSDWFSVLLGSHYDEWKADFLQLYNLELMEDFEEGWRQMIDKYRLHTNKHIISLHSLRMFWALPFLRRYFFAGLTSTSQSESINAFIQRFLSAQSQLDHFVEQVCDVADIVDFNDRVGLKQKMQRKAQKVCLKTGSPVESHAATVLTPYALSKLQDELVLAPQYASFLVDEGCFQVRHHTQTDGGCKVFWVPCQAHITCSCHLFEFSGTLCRHVLRVMSTNNCFHIPDQYLPTRWRGGGLSSVNQFRGVTTRDQPERMQFLESMVSTLIMESIETEERLDVACEQMSVALSRIKALPRPPAHGVNDITYSYSSDSLILPEVEDTDGIIHGFANPHDSIALGKLKERRARDVVDVTRKRRQFPGPLCGQYVHDPSDCSIMAGDNLGGDGLGYL
- the LOC107483486 gene encoding protein MODIFYING WALL LIGNIN-1 isoform X2, coding for MARRMAVTHADLEPRRSRTDLSSKTGAFLMVLTILLGLLCFILCLIAEATRSQVTWMNPEEKGKDGKSECVYSGSGKVPLLCATSAFVGLAIAMLMEHTYMLIAVTKSSPALLTWDPDSASAKSLTWQAAFFFLTTWLCFAVSEILLLAGLSVESGHLNKWSKARTDCYTVREGIFSAAGVFALTTVFLEAGLYLTALRAQRLCEEIANVRREVLEASAFYSSPPQSPHQRHLAAVPRENPTSIRDSAQTQGHQLLLSVFPTPFNKTYNIL
- the LOC107483486 gene encoding protein MODIFYING WALL LIGNIN-2 isoform X1, which codes for MARRMAVTHADLEPRRSRTDLSSKTGAFLMVLTILLGLLCFILCLIAEATRSQVTWMNPEEKGKDGKSECVYSGSGKVPLLCATSAFVGLAIAMLMEHTYMLIAVTKSSPALLTWDPDSASAKSLTWLCFAVSEILLLAGLSVESGHLNKWSKARTDCYTVREGIFSAAGVFALTTVFLEAGLYLTALRAQRLCEEIANVRREVLEASAFYSSPPQSPHQRHLAAVPRENPTSIRDSAQTQGHQLLLSVFPTPFNKTYNIL
- the LOC107483496 gene encoding protein FAR1-RELATED SEQUENCE 11 isoform X2, which produces MSEGTSLVLESSENCTDLSQDEIGTIEETPEETILSRQTSVNLVPFIGQRFVSQEAAYEFYCSFAKQCGFSIRRHRTRGKDGVGRGVTRRDFTCHRGGYPQVKPSDDGKMQRNRKSSRCGCQAYLRIVKKSDFDVPEWRVTGFSNVHNHELLKSNEVRLLPAYCTISPDDKSRICMFAKAGMSVRQMLRLMELEKGIKVGCLPFTEMDVRNLLQSFRNVERDNDAIDLIAMCKRLKDENPNFKYEFKIDSNNRLEHIAWSYSSSVQSYESFGDAVVFDTTHRVDAYDMLLGIWLGVDNHGMTCFFGCTLLRDENMQSFSWALKAFMGFMKGKSPQTILTDHNMWLKEAIAVEMPETKHAFCIWHILSKLSDWFSVLLGSHYDEWKADFLQLYNLELMEDFEEGWRQMIDKYRLHTNKHIISLHSLRMFWALPFLRRYFFAGLTSTSQSESINAFIQRFLSAQSQLDHFVEQVADIVDFNDRVGLKQKMQRKAQKVCLKTGSPVESHAATVLTPYALSKLQDELVLAPQYASFLVDEGCFQVRHHTQTDGGCKVFWVPCQAHITCSCHLFEFSGTLCRHVLRVMSTNNCFHIPDQYLPTRWRGGGLSSVNQFRGVTTRDQPERMQFLESMVSTLIMESIETEERLDVACEQMSVALSRIKALPRPPAHGVNDITYSYSSDSLILPEVEDTDGIIHGFANPHDSIALGKLKERRARDVVDVTRKRRQFPGPLCGQYVHDPSDCSIMAGDNLGGDGLGYL